Within Microbacterium oryzae, the genomic segment TGCTCGTCGCGGTCATCGTCGTCGCCCTCGCGATCGTCGACCATCCCGCGCTCTTCTCCTCCTACCGCCACCGAACCGTGCAGCTCGACGAGGCGATCGGCGACGACACGCGACTGCGGGCGGTGCTGGAGGAGCGCCTGAGCGGCGACGTCCGCGCCCTCTCCGTGCAGCACATCGACTTCGTCAACGACACGACGCTCGTCGATGTCCGCTACCGCGCGCACGCCCGCACCACGCGCACGGCCGGTCGCGCCGTCCGCGCCGCCCTCGGCGAGGACGTGGCGGCATGACTCCCGGGTTCGCGGACCGCTTCGCGGCGATCTCCCTCGACGACCTCGTCGCGGAGGCCGAGCTCCTCACCCGGGTCGACCGCAAGTACCTCCTCACGGCGGCCGACGCCGAGCGCGTGCTGGCCCGGGTCGACGACCGCACCCGCGTGCTGGAGATCGACGGCGAGCGCGGCTCGCAGTACGGCACCATGTACTTCGACACCCCCGACCTGCTGAGCTACCGGCTCGCCGCCCTGGGGCGGCGTCGCCGCTTCAAGCTCCGCGCCCGCCATTACGTCGACACCGATGCCGCGTTCCTCGAGCTGAAGACGCGCGGCAGCCGCGGCACGACCGTGAAGGACCGCATCCCTTCGGAGGCCGTCGACCGGCTCACCGCCGAGGGCCGAGCGTATGCCGCCGAAGGCATGGCGGCCCTGGGCATCGCTCCCGAGGTCGTCGACGAGCTCGTCCCCACGCTCCACACGTCGTACCGACGCACCACGCTGCTCCTGCCCGAGGGAGCGCGCGCGACCGTCGACACGCACCTCGAGTGGGCGGATGTCCACGGCGAGCGGATGGCCAGGGCCGACCTCGTCATCGTGGAGACGAAATCGTCCAGCCGCGCATCGTCGCTGGACCGCCTGCTGTGGCGGGCGGGCATCCGCCCCGTCGGCATCAGCAAGTTCGCGACGGGCCTCGCAGCCCTCCGCCCCGACCTCCCTTCCAACAAGTGGAGCCGCGTGCTCCGCACCCACTTCGACGCGCATCACGCGCTCGCCGCCTGACCGGAGATCCTCATGAACCCTCACCGCCCCACTTCCCGCACCGCCCGCACTCCCCGCACCGCGAGGGTCGGCCTCGGCCTCGTCTTCGCCCTCGCGGTCGCCGGCGTCACCGGATGCTCGGCCATCGCGAGCGCCGACACCGGTGCGGCAGCGTCCGG encodes:
- a CDS encoding polyphosphate polymerase domain-containing protein, whose translation is MTPGFADRFAAISLDDLVAEAELLTRVDRKYLLTAADAERVLARVDDRTRVLEIDGERGSQYGTMYFDTPDLLSYRLAALGRRRRFKLRARHYVDTDAAFLELKTRGSRGTTVKDRIPSEAVDRLTAEGRAYAAEGMAALGIAPEVVDELVPTLHTSYRRTTLLLPEGARATVDTHLEWADVHGERMARADLVIVETKSSSRASSLDRLLWRAGIRPVGISKFATGLAALRPDLPSNKWSRVLRTHFDAHHALAA